CCAATTGTTTTTGCTAATTTCGATTGAGTTTTTCCTTTGACATCTGAACTTTCCCAACCCGCGCCAGGCACAGCTTTTATGCAATCATTCCAGGGCTGATCCACGCATGTTGCCAATACAAAGTCATTTCCGGGCGCAGGCGCCTGACCGCCGTTTTTCCACAGAATAAATACCAATGACAAACGATCGAATTGAAGAACTGTTAACTAAATTCCTTGAAGGTGATATTTCCGCTGATGAAAAGGCGGAACTGGAACAATGGCTTGCCTCAGACGAACGTCATAATATCTTTCAGTTTGTACATAAGGAAGAATGGGTGAAGAAAGGTATTGCAGAGCTGGATAAAATTGACGTTGATTCCGGCTACGAAAAATTCATTAGTAAATATCAGTCGCAGGACCCGGATGCAGATGCAATTGAAATGCCTCCACCGGCCCGGAAACGCTGGCCAATGATCGCTGCCGCCGCAGCAGCCGTGTTTATTGTTTCACTCGGCAGCTGGTACTATTTCTTCAGAAGCACACCATCTCTGCAGGCAAAGGATGATCCTGCCGACCGTTATCTGAATGATATTGCCCCCGGTGGCAATGTAGCTACCCTTCAACTCGCAGATGGCCGCACCATCAGGCTTGACCAGTCTGCCAATGGACTGCTTGCCGATGAAGGCGAAGCCACCGTACAAAAGACTGCGGAAGACAAACTGGAATACAGTACTTCCAAAGCCGCCAATAAAGGCGCCGATCTTTTCAATACCATCAGCACTCCTTCAGGCGGCCAGTACCGTGTTGTATTGCCTGATGGGTCGAAGGTCTGGCTGAATGCAGCATCCTCCATCCGTTTTCCACTATCCTTCACCGGTAGTGAACGGAGAGTGATCATTTCGGGAGAAGCTTTCTTTGATGTGGTGCAGGTGAAAAAAGGACAAACCAAAATTCCGTTCATCGTGAATATCCAGCAATCTGCGGGTACTACCGGTGAGGTGCAGGTGCTGGGTACCCGCTTCAATGTAAATGCCTATAATGATGAAGCTACTGTAAGGACCACTTTATTACATGGCAGGGTGCGCATCATTCCTGCTTCACAACCCGGACAGGCAAGATTGATACAGCCCGGCCAGCAGGCGGATTACAACAACAAAGGAGATGTAGCCATCATCACACCGGACACCAGCAGTACCGTGGCCTGGCGGGAAGGGAAATTCATTTTCCAGAACGAGCCCATCCAGGGCATCATGCGGCAATTATCCAGGTGGTACGATGTGAAGGTCGTTTTCAAAGACAATATCGATGCCCGTTTTGTGGCCACCTTCCCGCGCAATATCCAGATGTCTGAAATGCTGAAGATCCTGGAAAAAACGAATATCGTCCGATTTGCCATCGAGGGCAAAACGGTTACAGTGATGCGCTGATCCGGTTTTATTTTCCCCTGAAATAACGTGGCGGAAATCCAAAATACTTTTTGAACACTACCGAGAAATTCGCCATGTTCTTGTAGCCGGTGAGCCGGGCGATCTGCTCAACGGGAATATGCGTTTCATGCAACAGCGCGCCTGCACGTTCCATCCGCGCTTCCAGCAGGTATTCGAAAATACCTGCACCATAGATCTTGAGGAATCCGCGCTTCAGCTTGTGGGCGGTAAGCCCGCGGCGTTTGGCGAGTTGCTCCACTGAATAGGATCTGTCCAGCTGCTTCAGCAGGAATGCTTTCATCTCGTAAATGGTTTCCACTTCCGCTTCACTGAGTTTAACGGCGGCAGGCGCTTTGTAGTTGATTGTTCTGTGCAAAGCCATCAGCAACAATTCATTCACTTTTGCATCCAGGTACAACTGGCGGAGCGGCCCTGTGTACGTATTGTTGAGGATGTCTTTAATGATGGCCATCATTGCAGGCGTGGCCACCAGCGGAGCGCTGCCTGCCAGTGCCGGACCATTGCTGCATGCACGGTCCAGCAAGGCAGCGGCCAGCGGGAAGTGAGCAGCCATGGGCTTCAGGAATGCCGGAGTGATGCAGAGCTCGAAACTGGAATAGAGACGGTCCTTATCGAACCTCAATCTCGTTTGCCCCTTTGCGTTATAGTACATGGCAAATGAGCTTTCATGCATCCACCAGTCCGGAAGTCCTTTGGCCTGATAGTGAAAACTGTTCCGGATCATGAAGGGAATCCTGATCACGGGATGATCATCAGTGATGGTAAGTGTGTCCTGAAGTGGTAACTGGAAAGTATTGTACCAGATGGAGTAATTGCTGCCGCTCAGTTCCTGGAGCAGGTATTGCCCGTTTGGGCCTGAAGCAACAAGGCATTTTGCATCGGGTAATTTGTACTCCCACAGCATGGTGGGCATACATGGGGACAGGGTCACCTGTCCGGTGATTTCGGATAGTAGGCTTAATGGCATGGTAATAATATCTGATTAGTAACAAGATCCTCTGCGCAGAGGCAGGTTACCAAATTTCGAACATTGCTTTGAGAACGCGTTATTTTATTGGGAGTTTTTTCCCATTACTGGCCGCAATCTGTAAGGGTTTTTGTGTATTTACGCTTAGATGCTTTGGGTTATTTTGTAATTTAAACTACCTTCAAATTAGATTCTTTACCGCTGATTTGTCAACTTTCAACAGCCAATTAACGTGGAAGAAGACGCGTTAAAAGGCAGATCTACTCCCTCTGAAAGTAATTTGCACCCATTGTAATCCTTAAACGCTAGAATTGGATCAGGCTCTGGTTGGGCATACCTTAAAAACCTATAGCAATGTCAACCAGCTTTAATTTCCCGTTTGCCACAGCGGCTACAACAGGTTATTTCGAAGCGCATCCTATGAGCAGCAGTCCCCTTGAAATTGGACGGACCATGCTGTGTAAACCTGTTTCCTATGCTGCTATTCAACAGCACCCGGTGTGCACCAAGTTCTTTCCATTGAATCAGTTCACCGTGAAAGTAAGGCTGTTATGCCTCGGAACTGATCTGCCGGTGATCTATAACTGGCTCCCATGGCGCTTTACAAGGTTCATGAAAAAAGATGCGCATATCCGCCATCTCAATGAAACCTACAATTGCATCGCCGATTCCAGCTCCGTACAATCCTTTTTCGTTCAGGTAAATGAAACTGCTGCTGCCCAGGTGGATAT
This portion of the Pseudobacter ginsenosidimutans genome encodes:
- a CDS encoding helix-turn-helix transcriptional regulator, which gives rise to MTLSPCMPTMLWEYKLPDAKCLVASGPNGQYLLQELSGSNYSIWYNTFQLPLQDTLTITDDHPVIRIPFMIRNSFHYQAKGLPDWWMHESSFAMYYNAKGQTRLRFDKDRLYSSFELCITPAFLKPMAAHFPLAAALLDRACSNGPALAGSAPLVATPAMMAIIKDILNNTYTGPLRQLYLDAKVNELLLMALHRTINYKAPAAVKLSEAEVETIYEMKAFLLKQLDRSYSVEQLAKRRGLTAHKLKRGFLKIYGAGIFEYLLEARMERAGALLHETHIPVEQIARLTGYKNMANFSVVFKKYFGFPPRYFRGK
- a CDS encoding GNAT family N-acetyltransferase — its product is MSTSFNFPFATAATTGYFEAHPMSSSPLEIGRTMLCKPVSYAAIQQHPVCTKFFPLNQFTVKVRLLCLGTDLPVIYNWLPWRFTRFMKKDAHIRHLNETYNCIADSSSVQSFFVQVNETAAAQVDIHHAIQDDISAYYEAKPGDYRLQMLMDPERENNHEWTLGILQTFQDFFFSFTEVERLLISLEEDSNLNCTLEKAGFTLEAQVITPDKKVKLYRCGRKLVA
- a CDS encoding FecR family protein → MTNDRIEELLTKFLEGDISADEKAELEQWLASDERHNIFQFVHKEEWVKKGIAELDKIDVDSGYEKFISKYQSQDPDADAIEMPPPARKRWPMIAAAAAAVFIVSLGSWYYFFRSTPSLQAKDDPADRYLNDIAPGGNVATLQLADGRTIRLDQSANGLLADEGEATVQKTAEDKLEYSTSKAANKGADLFNTISTPSGGQYRVVLPDGSKVWLNAASSIRFPLSFTGSERRVIISGEAFFDVVQVKKGQTKIPFIVNIQQSAGTTGEVQVLGTRFNVNAYNDEATVRTTLLHGRVRIIPASQPGQARLIQPGQQADYNNKGDVAIITPDTSSTVAWREGKFIFQNEPIQGIMRQLSRWYDVKVVFKDNIDARFVATFPRNIQMSEMLKILEKTNIVRFAIEGKTVTVMR